A region of Paenibacillus sp. 37 DNA encodes the following proteins:
- the cydD gene encoding thiol reductant ABC exporter subunit CydD: MGRGLLKLPGIRPVLALASALVLLQAMTIIMQAKWLAQAITALFEGSSITEQYPVLLLFLAAFAARYALSFWLQLVTSRYADKTGTDLRRQMVEQWFRLGPRYAKTEGTGHLVTLAREGTAQYKTYLELFIPRMLGIGFTPIVILLYVFKLDMMSGVILMLTLPILIVFMILIGLAAQRKIDGQFRSYKALANHFVDTLRGLETLKTLGQSKTHEGSIRRVSQRYRKATMSTLRMAFLSSFALDFFTMLSVASVAVGLGLRLTEGHMLLGPALTVLILAPEYFLPVRMLGADYHATLDGKEAGAAINQVIERGKAAERKQKEAYANVVAHTDMAEDGTESASSLPSGKRKAGISTIRVVLNDKTAVGHLAPDPDPVSTTSDLGSSSVFSWNENSRLALTDVQVRHDDEGPYSLKDVTFQITGLGKIGIIGASGAGKSTLIDVLAGFQLPTSGQVLANGQPVTPDMLESWRRQTAAIPQHPYIFSGSLADNVRFYMPEASDTEVAKAVSAAGLTKLLTSLSAGLHEPIGAGGRQLSGGQEQRVALARALLSQRNILLLDEPTAHLDVETEYELKQTMLPLFEGKLVFLATHRLHWMPHMDRIIVMDGGTVAETGTHQELLARQGVYYQMIQAQMEAI; the protein is encoded by the coding sequence ATGGGACGGGGGCTGCTGAAGCTGCCGGGCATCCGGCCAGTACTCGCGCTGGCATCAGCGCTGGTACTGTTACAGGCGATGACGATCATTATGCAAGCCAAATGGCTGGCACAGGCCATCACGGCATTGTTTGAAGGTTCATCCATAACGGAGCAGTACCCGGTACTGCTGTTGTTCCTGGCTGCTTTTGCCGCCCGCTACGCCCTATCCTTCTGGTTACAACTTGTGACTTCACGATATGCGGATAAGACAGGGACTGATCTGCGCAGACAGATGGTGGAGCAGTGGTTCAGACTTGGACCGCGTTATGCCAAGACGGAGGGCACAGGGCATCTGGTTACGCTGGCACGTGAGGGAACCGCTCAATACAAGACGTATCTCGAACTATTCATTCCTCGCATGCTAGGCATAGGATTCACACCCATCGTCATTTTGCTGTATGTGTTCAAGCTGGATATGATGTCCGGGGTTATTCTGATGCTGACACTACCGATCCTGATCGTGTTCATGATTCTGATTGGCCTCGCAGCCCAGCGGAAGATAGACGGACAATTCCGATCCTACAAAGCACTCGCTAACCATTTTGTTGATACCTTGCGTGGGCTGGAGACGCTAAAAACATTGGGACAGAGCAAAACACATGAAGGCTCCATTCGGCGGGTCAGTCAGCGGTATCGGAAGGCGACGATGTCCACCCTGCGTATGGCCTTCCTTTCTTCATTTGCACTCGATTTCTTCACCATGCTGTCCGTTGCTTCCGTGGCGGTTGGTCTGGGATTACGTCTGACGGAAGGGCATATGCTGCTTGGCCCTGCGTTGACGGTACTGATTCTGGCACCCGAATATTTCCTGCCTGTACGTATGCTCGGCGCTGATTATCATGCCACATTGGACGGTAAGGAAGCCGGAGCGGCCATTAATCAGGTGATTGAACGGGGGAAAGCTGCTGAACGGAAACAGAAAGAAGCTTATGCAAACGTTGTTGCGCACACGGACATGGCAGAGGATGGGACGGAATCTGCATCATCGTTACCTTCGGGTAAAAGGAAAGCAGGCATTTCGACCATACGTGTCGTGTTGAACGATAAAACGGCTGTGGGACATCTTGCTCCTGATCCTGATCCTGTTTCTACTACTTCTGATCTTGGTTCTTCCTCAGTGTTCTCCTGGAATGAGAATAGCAGGTTGGCACTAACGGATGTACAGGTACGACACGATGATGAAGGTCCTTATTCGCTAAAGGATGTCACATTTCAGATCACAGGTCTTGGAAAAATCGGTATTATCGGTGCCAGCGGAGCAGGCAAGTCCACATTAATCGATGTATTGGCTGGATTTCAGCTACCTACTTCAGGCCAGGTATTAGCCAACGGGCAGCCGGTGACACCGGATATGCTTGAATCCTGGCGAAGACAGACGGCAGCTATCCCGCAGCATCCATATATTTTTAGTGGAAGTTTAGCCGATAACGTTCGTTTCTACATGCCAGAGGCTTCGGATACGGAAGTGGCCAAGGCCGTTAGTGCAGCTGGATTAACCAAGTTACTGACCTCATTATCCGCTGGGTTGCATGAGCCTATTGGGGCTGGTGGCAGACAGCTCAGTGGTGGGCAGGAGCAACGGGTGGCGCTGGCAAGAGCTTTGCTTAGTCAACGGAACATCCTGCTGCTTGATGAACCGACAGCTCATCTGGATGTGGAAACAGAGTATGAACTGAAACAGACGATGCTGCCGCTGTTTGAAGGCAAACTTGTATTTTTGGCTACCCATCGTCTGCACTGGATGCCACATATGGATCGGATTATTGTCATGGATGGCGGCACAGTGGCAGAGACGGGAACACATCAGGAATTGCTGGCAAGACAAGGTGTATATTATCAGATGATTCAGGCTCAGATGGAGGCGATATAA
- the cydB gene encoding cytochrome d ubiquinol oxidase subunit II: protein MNRPIRSAWMEVIPLSLSELWFLLIAVLFVGFFFLEGFDFGVGMSTGIIAKTDRERRTLINSIGPFWDGNEVWLITAGGAMFAAFPHWYATMFSGFYLPLVVVLLALIGRGVAFEFRSKMKQQRWRKTWDIIIVVSSALLPFLFGVVFATFMKGLPIDGEMQLRAGFLDIVNPYTVIGGLSVTLLCLVHGLLFASLRTVGDLRERALKTAQKLMLPLASLLAVYALMTYFMTDVFAVRGWALWIMVVLGAVALALAAYFVRQKREGWAFGMTGAVIAIAFASVFIGLFPRVMVSSFGAAYDLTVYNAASGAYSLKVMTIVACTLLPFVLGYQIWSYYIFRKRLNEQHHLEY from the coding sequence ATGAATCGGCCGATCCGTTCGGCGTGGATGGAGGTTATTCCGTTGTCACTAAGTGAGTTGTGGTTTTTGCTGATTGCCGTATTGTTTGTTGGTTTCTTCTTTTTGGAAGGTTTTGATTTTGGTGTGGGGATGTCTACAGGCATTATTGCCAAAACGGATCGTGAACGCCGGACCCTGATCAACTCGATTGGTCCGTTCTGGGATGGTAACGAAGTATGGCTGATTACAGCAGGGGGCGCAATGTTTGCTGCCTTCCCGCACTGGTATGCCACGATGTTCAGTGGTTTCTACCTGCCGCTTGTGGTCGTGTTACTTGCCTTGATTGGTCGCGGGGTTGCCTTCGAATTCCGCAGTAAAATGAAACAGCAGCGCTGGCGCAAAACATGGGATATCATCATTGTGGTATCCAGCGCGCTCCTGCCTTTCCTGTTCGGCGTAGTCTTTGCCACGTTCATGAAGGGTCTGCCCATTGATGGGGAGATGCAGTTGCGTGCAGGATTCCTCGATATTGTTAATCCGTACACCGTGATTGGTGGCTTGAGCGTAACGCTGTTGTGTCTCGTTCATGGATTGCTGTTTGCATCACTACGAACAGTTGGTGATCTAAGAGAGCGTGCCTTGAAGACAGCGCAAAAATTGATGCTGCCGCTGGCTTCACTACTCGCTGTTTACGCGTTAATGACGTATTTCATGACGGATGTGTTCGCCGTACGGGGCTGGGCTCTTTGGATCATGGTTGTACTTGGCGCAGTCGCGCTTGCACTTGCGGCATACTTTGTTCGTCAGAAGCGTGAAGGCTGGGCTTTTGGTATGACTGGAGCAGTGATTGCAATTGCCTTTGCCTCGGTCTTTATTGGACTGTTCCCAAGAGTGATGGTGAGTTCCTTTGGAGCGGCATATGACCTGACTGTATACAACGCCGCATCCGGTGCGTATTCATTGAAAGTAATGACCATTGTAGCTTGCACATTGCTGCCGTTTGTTCTTGGCTATCAGATCTGGAGTTATTATATCTTCCGCAAACGTCTGAACGAGCAGCACCACCTGGAGTACTGA
- a CDS encoding cytochrome ubiquinol oxidase subunit I codes for MDPIMLSRIQYALTTIFHFFFVPLSIGLVLLVAIMETLYVVKGKEIYKTMAKFWGKLFLINFAVGVVTGILQEFQFGMNWSEYSRFVGDVFGAPLAIEALLAFFMESTFIGLWIFGWDRLSKKVHLACIWLVFVGTFLSALWILAANSFMQHPVGFEINNGRAEMNDFFALITNGQLLVEFPHTIFGALMTGAFVVTGISAYKLMKKQDVEIFRKSFNIAIIIALVSSFGVAFSGHFQAQYLVETQPMKMAASEGTWTTTEDPAPWTVVAFIDPDKQESTGEIKIPGLLSYLSYSKFSGSVKGMKELNAEYQQTYGPGDYIPPVRTTFWSFRIMIAAGGLMIVLALYGTFLAVRKKLEVAGKWFMRLMVFAISLPFIANTSGWIMTEVGRQPWTVFGYMTTEAGVSPNVSAGMILFSTIAFTAAYTVLGIVMVYLFVREIKAGPFAVDKPEDHDESADPFGVDGGYSVVTK; via the coding sequence TCCATCGGTCTTGTACTGTTGGTTGCAATCATGGAGACGTTGTACGTTGTTAAGGGTAAGGAAATCTACAAAACGATGGCGAAGTTCTGGGGCAAGCTGTTCCTGATTAACTTTGCCGTCGGGGTAGTCACAGGTATTTTGCAAGAGTTTCAGTTCGGTATGAACTGGTCCGAGTACTCCCGATTTGTCGGGGACGTGTTCGGTGCGCCACTGGCTATTGAAGCGCTACTGGCGTTTTTTATGGAGTCTACATTTATTGGTTTGTGGATATTTGGATGGGATCGTTTGTCCAAAAAAGTGCACCTGGCCTGCATCTGGCTGGTGTTTGTCGGCACATTCCTGTCCGCGCTGTGGATTCTGGCAGCCAATTCATTTATGCAGCATCCGGTCGGGTTTGAGATTAACAACGGCCGAGCCGAGATGAATGATTTCTTTGCACTCATCACGAATGGTCAGTTGCTCGTCGAGTTCCCACATACGATTTTTGGGGCATTGATGACAGGGGCCTTTGTTGTAACCGGGATCAGTGCCTACAAATTAATGAAGAAGCAGGATGTGGAGATCTTCCGCAAATCGTTTAATATCGCGATCATTATCGCGCTTGTTTCTTCATTTGGTGTAGCTTTCTCTGGACACTTCCAGGCTCAATATCTCGTGGAGACACAGCCGATGAAGATGGCAGCCAGTGAAGGCACATGGACAACGACAGAAGATCCGGCACCATGGACGGTGGTCGCTTTTATCGATCCGGATAAACAGGAGAGTACGGGTGAGATCAAAATCCCTGGATTGCTCAGTTACCTGTCCTACAGCAAGTTCTCCGGTAGTGTCAAAGGCATGAAGGAACTGAATGCTGAGTATCAGCAGACGTATGGACCGGGGGACTACATCCCGCCGGTACGGACAACGTTCTGGAGTTTCCGTATTATGATCGCAGCGGGTGGTTTGATGATTGTGCTGGCTCTGTACGGTACGTTTCTGGCTGTGCGCAAGAAGCTGGAGGTCGCTGGAAAGTGGTTTATGCGTCTGATGGTATTTGCCATCTCCCTGCCGTTTATCGCCAATACATCAGGTTGGATCATGACCGAGGTTGGAAGACAGCCATGGACGGTATTTGGTTATATGACCACCGAGGCCGGGGTCTCACCGAACGTATCCGCAGGAATGATCCTGTTCTCCACGATTGCGTTCACAGCCGCGTATACGGTTCTTGGTATCGTGATGGTATACCTGTTCGTACGTGAGATCAAGGCAGGACCATTTGCGGTCGATAAGCCAGAAGATCACGATGAATCGGCCGATCCGTTCGGCGTGGATGGAGGTTATTCCGTTGTCACTAAGTGA